The following are encoded together in the Actinoplanes sp. N902-109 genome:
- a CDS encoding DNA polymerase ligase N-terminal domain-containing protein, producing the protein MADQLEEYRRKRDARRTPEPVPADRPRPTGRNRFVIQQHHARSLHWDVRLERDGVLVSFAVPRGLPRDRARNNLAKHTEDHPLEYLDFAGDIPQGEYGGGHMSIHDRGTYETDKWRDDEIGVTFHGDRTSGRYVFFRTGGQDWMVRRMDPPEPGWQSMPEAVGPMLATRAAGLPSDDEDWGYELSWAGRRTLAYVSGGRVRLTDAEGTDVTAWYPEIRPMGNALAPTEAVLDGEIVAFDGTTVSAAHLARRKAPRDSGAARRAAERTPIHLLVYDLLWLEGHSTVELLRYAERRELLDGLSLSGDNWQTPPFFPGGGEFALETARAQGLPGVIAKRLDSPYLPGRRSRLWLEIGV; encoded by the coding sequence ATGGCCGATCAACTCGAGGAGTACCGGCGCAAGCGGGACGCGCGGCGCACGCCGGAACCCGTACCGGCCGATCGTCCCCGCCCGACCGGCCGCAACCGCTTCGTCATCCAGCAGCACCACGCCCGCAGCCTGCACTGGGACGTGCGGCTGGAGCGCGACGGGGTGCTGGTCTCGTTCGCCGTGCCGCGCGGGCTGCCCCGCGACCGGGCGCGCAACAACCTGGCCAAGCACACCGAGGACCACCCGCTGGAATACCTGGACTTCGCCGGGGACATCCCGCAGGGCGAGTACGGCGGCGGGCACATGAGCATCCACGACCGCGGCACGTACGAGACCGACAAGTGGCGTGACGATGAGATAGGTGTCACCTTCCACGGCGACCGCACGTCCGGCCGCTACGTGTTCTTCCGGACCGGCGGTCAGGACTGGATGGTCCGGCGGATGGACCCGCCGGAACCCGGCTGGCAGAGCATGCCCGAGGCCGTCGGCCCCATGCTGGCGACCCGGGCCGCCGGCCTCCCGTCCGACGACGAGGACTGGGGGTACGAACTGAGCTGGGCCGGCCGCCGCACCCTCGCCTACGTCTCCGGTGGCCGGGTGCGACTCACCGACGCCGAGGGCACCGACGTCACGGCGTGGTACCCGGAGATCCGCCCGATGGGTAACGCCCTGGCCCCGACCGAAGCCGTGCTGGACGGCGAGATCGTCGCGTTCGACGGCACCACCGTGTCCGCGGCACACCTGGCCCGCCGCAAGGCGCCCCGCGACTCCGGGGCGGCCCGGCGCGCGGCCGAGCGCACCCCGATCCACCTGCTCGTGTACGACCTGCTGTGGCTGGAGGGCCACTCCACGGTGGAGCTGCTGCGCTATGCCGAGCGGCGGGAACTCCTCGACGGGCTGAGCCTCAGCGGCGACAACTGGCAGACGCCGCCGTTCTTCCCGGGTGGCGGGGAGTTCGCACTGGAGACCGCCCGGGCCCAGGGACTGCCCGGGGTGATCGCCAAGCGCCTCGACTCCCCCTATCTCCCGGGGCGGCGCAGCAGGCTATGGCTGGAGATCGGCGTCTGA